The sequence ATCGTCTGCCAGCCCATGCTCGCCGAGCGCCTCGACGCGCTCCGCCTGCCGCAGATGGTGGCGGACAACACCGAGTCGCACCGCACCGCCTTCACCGTCTCCGTGGACTTCCGGCACGGCACCACCACCGGCGTGTCCGCGGCGGACCGCGCGAAGACCATCCGCGCGCTGGTGGACCCCAACAGCAAGGCGGACGACTTCCTGCGCCCCGGCCACATCTTCCCGCTGCGCTACCGCGAGGGCGGAGTGCTCCGCCGCGCCGGCCACACCGAGGCCACGGTGGACCTGTCCCGCCTCGCCGGCCTGGAGCCCTCCGGCATCCTCTGCGAGCTGGTGAAGGACGACGGCACCATGATGCGGATGCCGGACCTGATGGCCTTCTCGCGCGAGCACAAGCTGTCGGTCATCACCATCGCCGACCTCATCGAGTACCGCCGCCGCAAGGACCGGCTGGTGCGCCGCGAGCCCGGCCAGCACACCGTCAACACCCGCTACGGCGAGTTCACCGCGCTCACGTACACGTGGCTGCCGGACAACGCGAAGTCGCTCGTCCTCGTGAAGGGTGACCCCGCCGCCAAGCCCAGCGCGCTGGTGCGCCTGCATGCCGCGTGCGCCATGGGCGACGTGTTCGGCTCGCCGTCGTGCAACTGCAACGTGCTGCTGGACCAGGCGCTCGCGCGCATCGCTCGCGAGGGCACGGGCGTCCTCGTGTACCTGCCCGGCATGCACGGCGACGACTTCGGCATCCACCACAAGCGCAACAGCGACGGCAGCAGCGGCCCCGCGCGCGGCCCGCAGGAGTCGAGAGACCTCGGCATGGGCTGCCAGATTCTGAATGACCTGGGCGTGCGCTCGCTCCAGGTGATGACCAACACGGACATCACCTACCGCGGCCTCGCGGGCTTTGGCCTCACCATCGACAAGCGCGTGCCGCTGCTCGCGGACTGACGCCTCGCGGCCTACGCGCCCAGGTCGGCCAGCGCGCCGCGCACCGCGTCCAGGTTCGCGGGCAGCTCCACGGGCGGATTCGCGTAGCGGCTCGTCACATCCGCGAGCGTGCTCCGGTGGTAGCCCACCTTGAAGTCCGCGAACTTCAGCCCGTGCGCGGTGGAAATCACCGCCACGCGCGAGCCCTTCGCAATCACGCCCTGCGCCACCAGCTTCTCCAGCGCGGCCAGCGCCACGCCCGTCTGCGGACACGTGAAGGTGCCCTCGCGGTCCGCACGCGCCGCGGCGTTGGCCAGCTCGGACTCGGTGGCTTCCTCCACCACGCCGTCGAAGGCCTTGAGGATGCGCACCGCGCGCTTGAAGGACACCGGGTTGCCAATCTGGATGGCGGACGCCAGCGTCTTCTCCGCCTGCATCGGCAGCAGCTCCTTGAAGCCGCCGCGGAAGGCGCGGGCCAACGGGTTGGCGCGCTGCGCCTGCGCCACGGCGATGCGAGGCAGGCGCTCGATGAGGCCCAGCTCCCGCATCAGCTCGAAGCCCTTGCCCAGCGCGCTCGCGTTGCCCAGGTTGCCGCCCGGAATCACCACCCAGTCCGGCGGCTCCCAGCCCAGGTCCTGGCACAGCTCCACTGCGACCACCTTCTGACCCTCGATGCGCAGGGAGTTCATCGAGTTGGCCAGGTACAGGCCCGTGTCCGCCGTCACCGCCTGCACCAGCTTCATGCAGCCGTCGAAGTCCGTGTCCAGCGACAGCACCCGCGCGCCGTTGGCGATGGGCTGCACGAGCTGCGCGAGCGATACCTTGTCGCGCGGGAGGAAGACCACCGCCGGAATCCCCGCCGCCGCGCAGTAGGCGGACAGCGCCGCGGACGTGTCTCCCGTGGACGCGCACGCCACCGCGCGCACCGGCACGCCCTTCGCGCGCATGTGCTTCACCGCGGAGACCAGGACGGTCATCCCCCAGTCCTTGAAGCTCCCCGTCGGCGAGACGCCGCACTCCTTCAAGTCGAGCGCCGCCAGCCCCAGCTCCGAGGCCATGCGCGGCAGCGGCTTGAGCGGCACGCGCCCCTCGCCCAGGGACACCATGTCCTCCATGGGGAGCTGCGGAAACACCCACTCGCGCTTGCCCCACACACCCGACGCCTCCGGCAGCCGCGAGGAGCCGAAGCGCGACTCGAAGCGCCGCTTCCACATCACGGCGGGCACCGCCTTCAGGGCCGCCACGTCGTGCGACACCTCCAGCAGTCCGCCGCAGCGCGGGCACCGGTACACCACCTCCAGCAAGGAGGCGCGGAAGTCACAACCCTCGCTGCACGTGTACTCGGCGTGGAACTTCGGATCCGGGAGAATCATGCCTCCACCCTAGCCCGCGTCCCGCACTCCGAGCAGGCCTTTCCCGGGCGCACGGGCGTGTGGCACGTCGAGCAGGCGAGCCAGCCATCGTCGTCCGCGGCAGGGCCCTTCGCGGTGGCCACGGCAGTCGCCGCCGGGCGCGCCCGGGACAGCCGCATGCCGCAGTTGTCGCAGAAGAGTCCCTCGGCCTGAGTGTTGCGGCAGTACCGGCACACGACGGCGCCCGTGGGCGCGGCGGTGCGCACGCCGTCGTCCTCGGCGCGGCCGGTGTCCAGCTCCGGCAGCAGCGCCACGGCCACCGCGCCGGTGGCGGGCGCGCGCGTCAGCTCCAGGTCCTGCACCACCTGCGCCGGCAGGTCGGGACCGGCCTTCATGCGCGTCGAGTCCAGCTCGGGCAGCACCGCGACTTGCACCGCCACGCGGCCACCCGCGTGCGGGGTGAGCTCCAGCTCCGGCAGCGGGGCCACGGGCGCCGCGACGACGGCTTGCGTGGGGAAGCCCCGGCCGCAGACGTCGCACTCAGTGCCCTCGGGTTGAACGTGGTCGCACACCGGACAGATGATCATGATGCGCGAACGTTAGCGGGCCGCCGCTCTCGGGGGCAACGCGACTTCAGGCCGGGAGGAGGCTTGCGGGCGAGCAAGCGGCGGGTCCCCACCCACCCAAGTCAAGCACTCACTGCTGGGGAAAGGCCTGTCCCGTCATGGGGACGAAGCGCACCGGGAGCAGCCGCTCGACGACGGGCAGCTCCCCCCGACGCCGGGCGCGCTGGATTCGCAGGAGCTGCTGCGAGCCGCCCAGCGGCCCCACGGGGATGAC comes from Pyxidicoccus parkwaysis and encodes:
- the ribB gene encoding 3,4-dihydroxy-2-butanone-4-phosphate synthase, producing the protein MQPSRRSDTSMSHDSQLSSIEDAIRDIRDGKFVIVADDEDRENEGDLIMAAEKVTPEHLAFMVRHTSGIVCQPMLAERLDALRLPQMVADNTESHRTAFTVSVDFRHGTTTGVSAADRAKTIRALVDPNSKADDFLRPGHIFPLRYREGGVLRRAGHTEATVDLSRLAGLEPSGILCELVKDDGTMMRMPDLMAFSREHKLSVITIADLIEYRRRKDRLVRREPGQHTVNTRYGEFTALTYTWLPDNAKSLVLVKGDPAAKPSALVRLHAACAMGDVFGSPSCNCNVLLDQALARIAREGTGVLVYLPGMHGDDFGIHHKRNSDGSSGPARGPQESRDLGMGCQILNDLGVRSLQVMTNTDITYRGLAGFGLTIDKRVPLLAD
- the thrC gene encoding threonine synthase, which translates into the protein MILPDPKFHAEYTCSEGCDFRASLLEVVYRCPRCGGLLEVSHDVAALKAVPAVMWKRRFESRFGSSRLPEASGVWGKREWVFPQLPMEDMVSLGEGRVPLKPLPRMASELGLAALDLKECGVSPTGSFKDWGMTVLVSAVKHMRAKGVPVRAVACASTGDTSAALSAYCAAAGIPAVVFLPRDKVSLAQLVQPIANGARVLSLDTDFDGCMKLVQAVTADTGLYLANSMNSLRIEGQKVVAVELCQDLGWEPPDWVVIPGGNLGNASALGKGFELMRELGLIERLPRIAVAQAQRANPLARAFRGGFKELLPMQAEKTLASAIQIGNPVSFKRAVRILKAFDGVVEEATESELANAAARADREGTFTCPQTGVALAALEKLVAQGVIAKGSRVAVISTAHGLKFADFKVGYHRSTLADVTSRYANPPVELPANLDAVRGALADLGA